Proteins encoded within one genomic window of Acidithiobacillus sp. AMEEHan:
- a CDS encoding AI-2E family transporter yields MPQRWLPWLALALFLWLIYLLGPILSPFLIAGVLAYLGNPLVTLLQRWRIGRTVGTTLVFLFALLLAAAIIVALLPTVRAQTLIAIDYLQQYAKLLQTEFLPQISQRLGIPIDSHSLTAYASKNASKLAHWASSSLQVALVSGSGILAFLMNFLLIPVITFYLLRDWPRLLQRLDELIPRRQLALVRQLATDSNRMLMAFLHGQLLDMLALGATYAIGLSIVGLKTALLIGLLSGILSFVPYLGFVSGIILATLAMYIQGGTLLSLAEVWAVYGVGQVLESTLFIPVLVGDRIGLHPVLVIFAVLAGGQLLGFVGLLIALPVTAILLALLRHAHRWYLQSRAYAAELPQEE; encoded by the coding sequence ATGCCGCAACGTTGGCTACCGTGGCTCGCCCTCGCCCTGTTCCTGTGGCTGATCTACTTGTTGGGTCCCATTCTTTCTCCTTTCCTGATCGCCGGCGTACTCGCCTACCTGGGCAATCCCCTGGTAACTCTCCTGCAGCGCTGGCGCATCGGTAGGACAGTCGGAACCACCCTGGTTTTTCTCTTCGCCCTGCTGCTGGCTGCCGCGATCATCGTCGCTTTGCTACCCACGGTGCGTGCCCAGACCCTGATTGCCATCGATTATCTCCAGCAATATGCCAAGCTGCTGCAGACGGAGTTTCTACCGCAAATCTCGCAACGCCTGGGCATCCCCATAGACAGTCACTCGCTGACGGCCTATGCCAGCAAAAATGCCAGCAAGCTGGCCCACTGGGCCAGCAGCAGCCTCCAGGTTGCACTGGTATCAGGCTCCGGCATTCTAGCGTTTCTGATGAACTTTCTGCTCATTCCGGTGATCACGTTTTACCTGTTGCGGGACTGGCCGCGACTGTTGCAGCGCCTCGACGAGCTCATCCCGCGTCGTCAGCTGGCCCTGGTCCGGCAACTGGCGACCGATTCCAACCGGATGCTGATGGCCTTTCTTCACGGACAACTGCTCGACATGCTTGCTCTGGGCGCCACCTATGCCATCGGGCTCAGCATCGTCGGCCTGAAAACCGCTCTGCTCATCGGCCTGCTCTCCGGAATCCTGAGTTTTGTCCCGTACCTGGGCTTTGTCAGCGGCATCATTCTCGCGACTCTGGCGATGTATATTCAGGGCGGCACACTCCTCTCACTGGCAGAAGTCTGGGCGGTCTACGGCGTCGGACAAGTCCTCGAAAGCACACTATTCATCCCCGTACTGGTTGGTGACCGCATTGGCCTGCATCCCGTTCTGGTGATTTTTGCCGTCCTTGCGGGCGGGCAATTGCTGGGCTTTGTGGGTCTTCTCATCGCCCTACCCGTCACTGCCATCTTGCTCGCCCTGCTCCGGCACGCGCACCGCTGGTATCTGCAGAGCCGCGCATACGCTGCGGAATTACCGCAGGAGGAATGA
- a CDS encoding PHP domain-containing protein, translated as MSQSTPPRSAVDLHMHSLHSDGSMLVEDLVARVVERGVRLMALTDHDNTAGITTAATEAERLGIDFIPGVEISSEWSGIGIHIVGLGIDIQNPELQMGLERIMEFRDWRAAEISRLLDNAGIPGAEAGARKLAGSRMVGRTHFARWLKDSGYCRDNGEAFQRWLGRGQMAYVPSDWIPMRDAISWIRLAGGVAVVAHPGRYKLSAERLRELFVEFRDAGGGAIEVSSGSQAAADREHLAKLARQLNLAASLGSDFHGPEIGHAELGQLAPLPVGVQPVWECLGHSFPLSPVH; from the coding sequence ATGTCACAGTCCACTCCTCCGCGTTCTGCGGTCGATCTCCACATGCATTCATTGCATTCCGATGGCAGCATGCTGGTTGAAGACTTGGTCGCGCGGGTAGTCGAGCGAGGAGTCCGTCTGATGGCGCTCACCGATCATGACAACACCGCCGGGATTACTACCGCCGCGACGGAAGCGGAGCGCTTGGGTATCGATTTCATTCCTGGCGTCGAAATATCGAGTGAATGGAGTGGGATCGGTATCCACATCGTTGGCTTGGGTATCGATATCCAAAATCCGGAGCTTCAGATGGGCCTTGAGCGAATCATGGAATTTCGCGACTGGCGTGCTGCGGAAATCAGCCGCCTGCTGGATAATGCCGGAATTCCTGGCGCCGAAGCCGGGGCGCGCAAGCTGGCCGGAAGTCGTATGGTCGGGCGCACCCACTTTGCGCGCTGGCTGAAGGATTCCGGCTATTGCCGCGATAACGGAGAGGCCTTTCAACGGTGGCTCGGGCGCGGACAGATGGCCTATGTGCCGAGTGACTGGATTCCCATGCGTGACGCGATATCCTGGATACGCCTAGCGGGGGGCGTTGCTGTGGTTGCGCATCCAGGACGTTACAAGCTGAGTGCGGAGCGCCTGCGCGAGCTGTTCGTAGAGTTCCGTGATGCTGGCGGCGGAGCCATCGAGGTCTCGTCGGGGTCGCAGGCGGCGGCTGATCGAGAGCATCTGGCCAAGTTGGCGCGGCAATTGAATCTTGCTGCCTCCCTCGGTTCGGATTTTCACGGCCCGGAAATTGGTCATGCCGAGCTCGGGCAGTTGGCGCCCCTGCCCGTTGGGGTGCAGCCGGTTTGGGAGTGCCTCGGGCATTCGTTCCCCCTTTCACCAGTTCACTGA
- a CDS encoding AI-2E family transporter gives MPQLREKIRFANWGTAVLVLVYLGALYTLSPYAGPLLMGAVLATVGWPWQLRAERSFHLPRWLASSLHALVWMAIIIIPAVLVVESILPELLRLVARWQSGAPLLGVPRELQQVPYFGKWLAAHLRVLNGALLSRFFSEHAAVITSSLGQLWFFVLHTFFVALTVFAISLHGRRLSEVLHLTATQLWGAERGDRFLLAAREATRSVLIGLIGVGVIEGLLIGVAYAVAGLNTWPLWMVVTALLSPIPFGATVVVAAATLWLIFGGHWLAGLVVLGWGFFVITLADLLIRPLLTGSQSQAPFFLVFFSILGGAAAFGLIGLIIGPILVLMARGIWLAWERRVLLERGTTGTEARSNL, from the coding sequence ATGCCCCAATTGCGGGAAAAAATCCGCTTTGCCAACTGGGGGACGGCCGTTCTCGTTTTGGTGTATCTGGGGGCGCTGTATACCCTGAGCCCCTACGCTGGCCCGTTGCTCATGGGCGCCGTTCTCGCTACCGTGGGCTGGCCGTGGCAATTGCGCGCCGAGCGTTCCTTCCATTTACCGCGCTGGCTGGCTTCGTCTCTCCATGCGCTGGTGTGGATGGCGATCATCATCATTCCGGCCGTTCTGGTGGTCGAATCGATCCTGCCGGAATTGCTGCGGCTGGTGGCGCGTTGGCAGAGCGGGGCGCCTTTGCTTGGGGTGCCGCGGGAGCTGCAGCAGGTACCCTATTTCGGAAAATGGCTCGCAGCGCATCTGCGAGTGTTGAACGGTGCGCTTCTGTCGCGCTTTTTTTCGGAACATGCGGCGGTCATCACCAGTTCCCTCGGGCAACTCTGGTTTTTTGTCTTGCATACTTTTTTCGTCGCGTTGACGGTTTTCGCCATCAGTCTGCATGGCAGACGCTTGAGTGAAGTCCTGCACCTGACTGCTACCCAGCTCTGGGGCGCAGAACGCGGAGATCGCTTCTTGTTGGCCGCGCGGGAGGCGACACGTTCCGTGCTCATCGGGCTGATTGGCGTCGGCGTCATCGAAGGTCTGCTCATTGGCGTCGCTTATGCCGTGGCTGGCCTCAACACCTGGCCCTTGTGGATGGTCGTCACGGCTCTTCTGTCGCCGATCCCTTTTGGGGCAACGGTAGTGGTGGCTGCTGCGACCTTGTGGCTGATTTTCGGCGGACATTGGCTCGCTGGCCTGGTAGTGCTGGGTTGGGGGTTTTTCGTCATTACCCTGGCGGATTTGCTGATCCGTCCCCTGCTTACCGGGTCGCAAAGTCAGGCGCCTTTTTTTCTGGTTTTTTTTAGCATTTTGGGTGGCGCGGCTGCTTTTGGCTTGATTGGTTTGATCATCGGCCCTATCTTGGTACTCATGGCTCGGGGTATTTGGTTGGCGTGGGAGCGTCGGGTGCTGTTGGAGCGAGGAACCACCGGTACCGAAGCGCGATCTAACTTGTGA
- the rlmB gene encoding 23S rRNA (guanosine(2251)-2'-O)-methyltransferase RlmB yields MAEEWIYGIHAVEAAISAGEVERLWLAPERADDDRMASIRRLAEASGLPVVLEPMSALQRRCHSDQHQGVLARALPLPARDWKNFVQQLPEDALLLMLDGVTDPHNLGACLRSAEAAGVTAVLLPKDHACGITGTVRKAAAGAASRVPVFFLTNLSRTLEDLQQRNFWVAGLAGEAEQSIYDADLCGALVVVMGSEEKGVRRLVREHCDYLLRIPMAGQIESLNVSVATAVVLFEARRQRSGEAVRAHSR; encoded by the coding sequence GTGGCAGAAGAGTGGATCTATGGCATCCACGCCGTAGAGGCGGCGATCTCGGCGGGAGAGGTGGAACGTCTCTGGCTGGCGCCGGAGAGAGCAGACGATGATAGGATGGCGAGCATCCGTCGCCTGGCCGAGGCCAGCGGTCTCCCGGTGGTACTGGAACCTATGTCGGCTCTGCAACGGCGCTGCCATTCGGATCAGCATCAGGGGGTGCTGGCCCGTGCTTTGCCTCTTCCTGCACGAGATTGGAAAAATTTTGTGCAGCAACTTCCCGAGGATGCCCTTCTGCTGATGCTCGATGGAGTGACGGACCCGCATAACCTCGGTGCCTGTTTGCGAAGCGCCGAAGCGGCGGGGGTCACGGCGGTGCTGTTGCCCAAAGATCACGCCTGCGGTATCACGGGTACGGTACGCAAAGCCGCTGCCGGCGCTGCCTCACGCGTACCGGTGTTCTTTCTGACCAATCTGTCTCGCACCCTCGAGGACTTGCAACAACGCAATTTTTGGGTTGCAGGTCTCGCGGGAGAAGCCGAGCAGAGCATCTATGACGCGGATCTGTGCGGCGCCTTGGTAGTGGTCATGGGGAGCGAAGAGAAGGGCGTCCGCCGCTTGGTCCGGGAGCATTGCGATTATCTGCTGCGCATTCCCATGGCCGGCCAGATCGAGAGCCTGAATGTCTCCGTTGCGACTGCAGTGGTGCTCTTCGAGGCTAGGCGGCAACGAAGTGGGGAGGCAGTGCGGGCGCATTCGCGCTAG
- a CDS encoding TatD family hydrolase, translating into MTPKLVDSHCHLDFEDFADDRAELLQRAREAGVGSILIAAVRQPDWGRVRALAEAEAEIWGAAGVHPNEPVAETPSYRDLLAALDHEKIVAVGETGLDYFRSEGDLAWQQERLALHVAAGRETGKPIIIHTREAAADTLALLRSENARDCGAVIHCFTESLDFARQAMDLGFYISFSGIVTFKNARDLQEVAKFIPLDRLLIETDAPYLAPVPMRGKRNEPGFVAYVARFLADLRGEDLDTLATVTSQNFRRLFHLPEPECAYAS; encoded by the coding sequence ATGACGCCCAAGCTTGTCGATTCCCACTGCCATCTCGACTTTGAGGATTTTGCCGATGACCGCGCGGAACTACTGCAACGTGCGCGGGAGGCGGGAGTCGGATCGATCCTGATCGCCGCAGTGCGCCAGCCGGATTGGGGGCGGGTGCGCGCCTTGGCGGAGGCGGAGGCAGAGATCTGGGGGGCCGCAGGAGTGCATCCCAATGAGCCCGTGGCGGAGACTCCCAGCTATCGGGACCTTCTTGCGGCCCTCGATCACGAAAAGATCGTCGCCGTTGGGGAAACGGGTCTGGATTACTTTCGCTCTGAGGGCGACCTTGCCTGGCAACAGGAGCGCTTGGCGCTGCATGTTGCTGCCGGGCGGGAAACCGGGAAACCGATCATCATTCATACTCGGGAAGCCGCTGCTGATACCCTGGCCCTGTTGCGCAGCGAGAATGCCCGCGACTGCGGCGCGGTTATCCACTGTTTTACCGAAAGCCTCGATTTTGCCCGTCAGGCAATGGACCTGGGATTCTACATCTCGTTCTCGGGTATCGTCACCTTCAAGAACGCAAGAGATCTGCAGGAAGTTGCCAAATTCATTCCGCTGGATCGGCTGTTGATCGAGACGGATGCCCCGTATTTGGCGCCGGTGCCGATGCGCGGCAAGCGCAATGAGCCGGGTTTTGTCGCCTATGTCGCGCGCTTTCTTGCCGATTTGCGCGGCGAGGATCTGGATACTCTGGCGACGGTGACTTCGCAGAATTTTCGTCGGTTATTCCACTTGCCGGAGCCGGAATGCGCATACGCTTCCTAG
- a CDS encoding MBL fold metallo-hydrolase: MRIRFLGTGSSAGTPQIGCDCAVCRSADVRNQRSRASILVEEQDTRILVDTGPDLRMQMLGAGVRHLDAVFYTHFHADHINGIDDLRAFNFLAKRVIPCFADVRTAQELVERFRYCFLPPDPGWAKPSLSMKVIEAEQQVGAIKVLPVPVLHGHLPIYGYRFGSAAYLTDLKTIPESSYALLQDLDLLILDCLREEEHPTHVNLQESLAIAERIGARQTLLTHMTHDLDYRRLQDSLPPRIAPAYDGLVWDQSS; encoded by the coding sequence ATGCGCATACGCTTCCTAGGTACGGGTTCCAGTGCCGGGACACCGCAGATTGGCTGCGATTGTGCGGTGTGTCGGAGTGCGGATGTCCGCAATCAACGTAGCCGGGCGAGCATCCTGGTAGAAGAGCAGGATACTCGGATTCTCGTCGACACCGGCCCGGATTTGCGCATGCAAATGCTGGGCGCCGGCGTGCGCCATTTAGACGCTGTTTTTTACACCCATTTCCATGCCGACCATATCAACGGGATCGATGATCTGCGCGCCTTCAATTTTCTCGCCAAGCGGGTGATTCCCTGTTTTGCCGATGTACGTACGGCGCAGGAGCTGGTAGAGCGCTTTCGCTATTGTTTTCTTCCCCCTGACCCAGGCTGGGCAAAGCCGTCACTGTCCATGAAGGTCATTGAGGCAGAGCAGCAGGTAGGTGCGATCAAGGTCTTGCCCGTGCCGGTTTTGCATGGTCACCTGCCCATTTATGGCTATCGCTTCGGGTCGGCGGCCTACCTCACCGATCTCAAGACCATCCCCGAAAGCAGTTATGCCCTGCTGCAGGACCTCGACCTGCTGATATTGGATTGCCTCCGGGAAGAGGAACACCCTACCCATGTGAATCTTCAGGAGTCTCTGGCCATTGCCGAGCGTATCGGCGCAAGACAAACCTTGCTCACCCACATGACCCACGATCTTGATTACCGTCGCTTGCAGGATAGCCTGCCGCCGCGGATAGCGCCGGCCTATGACGGTCTCGTCTGGGATCAGTCTTCCTGA
- the thiC gene encoding phosphomethylpyrimidine synthase ThiC — protein sequence MATRPQDVNTLPSDSEVTTGPILGSRKCYTSGTLFPELRVPHREIEQTPTRQRDDSLVQNPAIPVYDVSGPYTDPEASIDIRAGLAPQRWRWSWVFPDTLLHSIEPSSAYGRQRQEDPKTAAIRFQRRAEIRRAAPGGNVTQMHAARLGIITPEMEYVAIRENENLERLRATHPELFRSHAGENFGAQLPERYTPEFVRDEIAAGRAIIPANINHPELEPMAIGRNFRVKINANIGNSAVSSSIAEEVEKMVWAIRWGADTVMDLSTGKHIHETREWILRNSPVPIGTVPIYQALEKVDGKAEELTWELFRDTLIEQAEQGVDYFTIHAGVLLRYVPLTANRLTGIVSRGGSIMAKWCLAHHQENFLYTHFAEICEVMKAYDVSFSLGDGLRPGSIADANDEAQFAELHTLGELTQIAWQHDVQVMIEGPGHVPMQRIRANMEEELQHCFEAPFYTLGPLTTDIAPGYDHITSAIGAAQIGWYGTAMLCYVTPKEHLGLPDKEDVREGVMAYKLAAHAADLAKGYPGAQVRDNALSKARFEFRWADQFHLGLDPEKAQAYHDETLPQEGAKLAHFCSMCGPHFCSMKITQDLQEYAEQGMREKSADFQRLGKNIYLKS from the coding sequence ATGGCAACTCGTCCTCAGGACGTCAACACTCTTCCGAGCGATAGTGAAGTCACTACCGGTCCCATTCTTGGGTCGAGAAAGTGCTACACCTCCGGTACCCTTTTCCCGGAACTGCGCGTCCCCCACCGCGAGATCGAACAAACTCCAACTCGGCAGCGGGATGATTCATTGGTGCAGAACCCCGCCATTCCCGTCTATGACGTGAGTGGGCCCTACACCGATCCGGAGGCGAGCATCGATATCCGCGCTGGTCTGGCACCGCAGCGTTGGCGCTGGTCCTGGGTCTTTCCGGATACGCTGCTGCACAGCATCGAGCCCTCCTCTGCCTATGGCCGCCAGCGTCAGGAAGATCCCAAGACTGCCGCCATCCGCTTCCAGCGTCGCGCCGAGATTCGCCGCGCGGCACCTGGAGGCAATGTGACGCAGATGCATGCGGCTCGGCTCGGCATCATCACCCCGGAGATGGAATATGTCGCCATCCGTGAAAACGAGAATCTGGAGCGGTTGCGCGCGACCCATCCGGAGCTGTTCCGCAGTCATGCCGGTGAAAACTTTGGCGCACAATTGCCGGAGCGCTACACGCCGGAATTTGTGCGTGATGAGATTGCTGCGGGCCGGGCGATCATCCCCGCCAATATCAACCATCCGGAACTCGAACCGATGGCCATTGGTCGCAACTTTCGCGTCAAAATCAATGCCAATATCGGTAATTCGGCGGTCAGCAGTTCCATCGCCGAAGAAGTGGAGAAGATGGTCTGGGCCATTCGCTGGGGGGCCGATACGGTTATGGACCTCTCTACCGGCAAGCACATCCACGAGACGCGCGAATGGATTCTGCGCAACTCCCCGGTACCCATTGGCACGGTGCCCATCTATCAGGCACTGGAGAAGGTCGATGGCAAGGCCGAAGAACTGACCTGGGAGCTGTTTCGCGACACCCTCATCGAACAGGCGGAGCAGGGAGTGGACTATTTCACCATCCATGCGGGGGTTTTGCTGCGCTATGTGCCGCTGACGGCCAATCGTCTTACCGGCATCGTTTCCCGTGGTGGCTCCATCATGGCCAAGTGGTGTTTGGCGCACCACCAGGAGAATTTCCTCTACACCCATTTTGCCGAGATCTGCGAGGTCATGAAGGCCTACGATGTCAGCTTCTCGCTGGGCGATGGGCTGCGACCGGGGTCGATTGCCGACGCCAACGACGAAGCCCAGTTTGCCGAACTGCATACCCTCGGTGAGCTGACGCAGATTGCTTGGCAGCACGACGTGCAGGTGATGATCGAGGGCCCTGGCCATGTCCCCATGCAGCGCATTCGCGCCAACATGGAAGAAGAGCTACAGCACTGCTTTGAGGCGCCTTTTTATACCTTGGGGCCGCTGACCACGGACATCGCGCCGGGCTACGACCACATCACCAGCGCCATCGGCGCCGCACAGATTGGTTGGTACGGCACCGCCATGCTCTGTTACGTCACGCCCAAGGAGCATCTGGGCCTGCCGGACAAAGAGGATGTCCGCGAGGGCGTGATGGCCTACAAGCTCGCTGCCCATGCCGCAGACCTCGCCAAGGGCTACCCGGGGGCGCAGGTGCGCGACAATGCGTTGTCCAAGGCGCGCTTTGAATTCCGTTGGGCGGATCAGTTCCATCTGGGTCTCGACCCAGAAAAGGCGCAGGCCTATCACGATGAGACCCTGCCCCAGGAAGGTGCCAAACTTGCGCACTTCTGCTCCATGTGTGGTCCACATTTCTGCTCGATGAAGATCACCCAGGATTTGCAGGAGTATGCGGAACAGGGGATGCGCGAGAAGTCTGCGGACTTTCAACGCCTCGGTAAGAATATCTACCTGAAATCCTGA
- the cydB gene encoding cytochrome d ubiquinol oxidase subunit II: protein MDAYVFLKVLWWLLLGVLLMGLAIMVGMDMGVGALMRFVGKTDGERREALNIVGPHWDGNQVWFILGGGAIFAAFPSLYATSFSVFYIVMILLLFSMIMRPVAFEYRSKVPAEKWRNTWDWVFLISGALPMIIYGAAIGNILEGVGFHFGWDGQYYQTESFIWYLLNPFAILCGLLALSMALYQGSAMLMIRGVDPIYSRAKNIGSVAGVLSAILFVVGGIWIAAKTGYVLHDADPGMPANISAAQNVTREAGAWLNNYHSAPILWIVPLIGILAMLAGSFAMRAKKAGLAWWLGALSWISILGTVGISMFPFLMPSSDDPAQSITIWNGTGSQYNLIWMTIFTVIFVPTILAYTTWCFNVMRGKVKAPAASDDHAY, encoded by the coding sequence ATGGATGCATACGTTTTTCTGAAAGTCTTGTGGTGGTTACTCCTGGGCGTCCTGCTCATGGGCTTGGCCATCATGGTGGGTATGGATATGGGTGTCGGCGCGCTGATGCGCTTTGTCGGCAAAACCGATGGCGAGCGGCGTGAGGCCCTGAACATCGTCGGGCCGCATTGGGACGGTAATCAGGTGTGGTTCATCCTGGGCGGTGGCGCCATCTTTGCAGCCTTCCCCAGTCTCTATGCCACTTCTTTTTCAGTCTTTTACATCGTCATGATTCTGCTGTTGTTCAGCATGATCATGCGCCCGGTGGCCTTTGAGTATCGCTCCAAGGTCCCCGCCGAGAAATGGCGTAATACCTGGGACTGGGTTTTCCTGATTTCCGGTGCCCTACCCATGATCATCTACGGCGCAGCCATCGGCAACATCCTCGAGGGCGTCGGATTTCACTTTGGCTGGGATGGCCAGTACTACCAGACCGAGTCCTTCATCTGGTATCTGCTCAATCCCTTTGCGATTCTCTGTGGCTTGCTGGCGCTGAGTATGGCCCTCTATCAGGGCTCTGCCATGCTGATGATTCGCGGTGTCGATCCCATCTACAGCCGTGCCAAAAACATCGGCTCGGTAGCAGGGGTGCTGAGTGCCATTCTCTTCGTCGTTGGTGGCATCTGGATCGCCGCAAAAACTGGCTACGTGCTGCATGATGCGGACCCAGGCATGCCCGCCAACATCTCGGCGGCGCAGAACGTGACCCGCGAGGCAGGGGCCTGGCTCAACAATTACCACAGCGCACCCATCCTGTGGATCGTCCCCTTGATTGGCATCCTGGCCATGCTCGCGGGCTCTTTTGCCATGCGGGCGAAGAAGGCGGGTCTGGCTTGGTGGTTAGGCGCCCTGTCCTGGATCAGCATACTGGGCACGGTGGGCATCTCGATGTTCCCCTTCCTCATGCCCTCCAGCGACGACCCGGCGCAGAGCATCACCATCTGGAATGGTACGGGTAGTCAGTACAACCTGATCTGGATGACGATCTTTACCGTGATCTTCGTTCCCACGATCCTGGCGTACACCACCTGGTGCTTCAATGTCATGCGCGGCAAGGTGAAGGCACCTGCCGCCAGCGACGACCACGCTTACTGA
- a CDS encoding cytochrome ubiquinol oxidase subunit I — protein MDMLINPTVVELSRLQFALTALYHFLFVPLTLGLTFILATMETVYVVTGKQIYKEMTQFWGKLFAINFALGVATGLTMEFEFGTNWSMYSHFVGDIFGTPLAIEGLMAFFMESTFVGVMFFGWDRMSPKAHLVVTYLVALGSNLSALWILIANGFMQDPQGGTFDPNTMRMQFTSFVGLIFNPDAQAKFVHTSIAGFVTGSMFVMAVSAYYLLTRKRRDIALRSFRLAAIFGVISTVGVITLGDALGFLVAHAQPTKLAAMEAIWETNPNPVSAPWNLIAFPNREAQKNDFELGIPYVLTPLLTHSEDTVIPGIKNLEQDAKPRIENGIKAMIALKAYNADHNDTAALATFKQYEKDMGYGFLAKEFAPDQDLAKVDASNLPSVLDKTAKATIPNVWVEFWAFRLMVAAGFFMLVLFAFAAYYSLKNEIEKHPLFLKIALWSVPLPWIACEFGWITAENGRQPWTVYGWLPTFVSASSHSVSYMIFSLIGFVLLYSTFIAAELYLMFKYARLGPQESHHHGEESAAGGGMAGKPAFAKSSMNRS, from the coding sequence ATGGATATGCTCATCAATCCCACGGTCGTCGAGCTGTCGCGCTTGCAGTTTGCGTTGACAGCGCTCTACCACTTTCTCTTCGTACCCCTGACTCTGGGGCTGACCTTCATTCTCGCCACCATGGAGACCGTTTATGTGGTGACCGGGAAACAAATCTACAAGGAGATGACCCAGTTCTGGGGCAAACTCTTCGCCATCAACTTTGCGCTCGGGGTCGCTACCGGCCTGACCATGGAATTCGAGTTCGGCACCAACTGGTCCATGTACTCGCATTTTGTGGGAGATATTTTCGGTACGCCCCTGGCGATTGAAGGGCTCATGGCCTTCTTCATGGAATCCACTTTCGTCGGCGTCATGTTCTTCGGCTGGGATCGCATGTCGCCGAAGGCGCACTTGGTAGTGACCTATCTGGTGGCCCTGGGTTCCAACCTCTCCGCCTTGTGGATCCTGATCGCCAACGGCTTCATGCAGGACCCGCAGGGTGGCACCTTCGACCCTAACACCATGCGCATGCAGTTCACCAGCTTCGTGGGGCTGATCTTCAATCCCGATGCCCAGGCGAAGTTTGTGCATACCTCCATCGCCGGCTTTGTCACTGGCTCGATGTTCGTCATGGCAGTATCCGCGTACTACCTGCTGACCAGGAAACGTCGGGACATCGCCCTACGCTCCTTCCGTCTGGCAGCCATCTTCGGCGTGATCTCCACCGTTGGTGTCATCACCCTCGGCGACGCCTTAGGCTTCTTGGTGGCGCATGCGCAACCGACCAAACTGGCGGCCATGGAAGCGATCTGGGAAACCAATCCGAACCCGGTTTCGGCACCGTGGAACCTGATTGCCTTCCCCAACCGGGAGGCCCAGAAAAATGACTTTGAACTGGGGATTCCATATGTGCTGACGCCACTCCTGACGCACAGCGAGGATACCGTGATCCCCGGCATCAAGAACCTCGAGCAGGATGCCAAGCCGCGCATCGAGAATGGCATCAAGGCGATGATTGCCCTCAAGGCCTATAATGCCGATCACAACGATACGGCGGCCTTGGCGACCTTCAAGCAGTATGAGAAGGATATGGGTTATGGCTTCCTGGCCAAGGAATTTGCCCCGGATCAGGATCTTGCCAAGGTCGATGCCAGCAATCTGCCGAGCGTGCTCGACAAGACGGCCAAGGCCACCATTCCCAACGTTTGGGTCGAGTTCTGGGCCTTCCGTCTGATGGTGGCAGCCGGCTTCTTCATGCTGGTGCTCTTTGCCTTCGCGGCCTACTACAGCCTCAAGAACGAAATCGAGAAACACCCCTTGTTCCTCAAGATCGCCTTGTGGAGCGTGCCACTGCCTTGGATCGCTTGTGAATTCGGCTGGATTACGGCAGAAAATGGCCGTCAACCCTGGACCGTCTATGGTTGGCTGCCCACCTTCGTATCGGCCTCCAGCCACAGCGTGAGCTACATGATCTTCTCTCTCATCGGCTTCGTACTGCTCTATAGTACCTTCATCGCGGCAGAGCTCTACCTGATGTTCAAGTACGCGCGTCTGGGGCCGCAGGAAAGCCACCACCATGGAGAGGAATCGGCGGCGGGTGGCGGTATGGCAGGCAAGCCGGCCTTTGCCAAGTCGAGCATGAACCGATCCTGA
- a CDS encoding MBL fold metallo-hydrolase yields MIFRQICSEKGGSLAYVLGDPVTREAVLIDVAENHLTAAEDFLRSRGLQLRLLLVTHWNASHEQAARALRERWGARLAAHESVHAPCVDMRTRDEDVLYFGEESLRIFHTPALTPCASIYAWNDRLFTGHTILVRGLHPKLHGQARVRLLARLCALLERFPEETLLYPGVENQGRRLSSIEEFRRRSQHGAGGDSADLLQRYRHLLPNKRAAKQREKARAEKNLHRYGPGQDVPASL; encoded by the coding sequence ATGATTTTTCGCCAGATCTGTTCCGAGAAGGGAGGTTCTCTCGCCTATGTGCTGGGCGACCCGGTGACGCGCGAGGCGGTGTTGATCGATGTCGCGGAAAACCACCTGACCGCCGCAGAGGATTTTCTCCGCAGCCGCGGGCTACAACTGCGCCTGCTCCTGGTCACCCATTGGAATGCCAGTCATGAACAGGCGGCACGGGCGTTGCGCGAGCGCTGGGGCGCCCGCCTGGCCGCGCACGAGAGCGTCCATGCGCCCTGCGTCGACATGCGTACTCGCGATGAGGACGTGCTCTATTTTGGCGAAGAGTCTTTACGGATATTCCATACCCCCGCTCTCACTCCGTGCGCCTCGATATACGCCTGGAATGATCGTCTCTTTACCGGACACACGATTCTGGTAAGGGGTCTGCATCCAAAGCTGCACGGGCAGGCCAGAGTTCGCTTGCTTGCCAGACTATGCGCCCTGCTGGAGCGCTTTCCTGAAGAAACTCTGCTCTATCCAGGGGTAGAGAATCAGGGCCGCCGCCTGAGCAGCATCGAGGAGTTTCGTCGCCGCAGTCAGCATGGTGCTGGCGGAGATTCTGCGGATCTCCTGCAGCGTTACCGTCATCTGTTACCCAACAAACGTGCCGCAAAGCAAAGGGAAAAAGCGCGGGCAGAAAAAAATCTGCACCGTTATGGGCCGGGACAGGACGTACCGGCGTCTTTGTAG